Proteins co-encoded in one Desulfitobacterium hafniense DCB-2 genomic window:
- a CDS encoding DMT family transporter, protein MTSKKTSAIFFAILAALLFGISSPVSKLLLTKIPPTMMAALLYLGAGLGMCVVRLFNHRQGTEVKEARITQKDFPYVLAMIILDIAAPVFLMVGLTLSSAAHASLLGNFEIVATSLIALLIFQESIGKRLWAALALITLASIILSVEDLSSFTFSLGSLFVLLSCICWGFENNCTRKLAIKDPMDIVILKGFGSGLGALFLALFLKETLSGIGYILGALMLGFVAYGLSIFFYVRAQRELGAARTSAYYALAPFIGVGLSFAIFREMPNASFLVALGIMIAGAYLASSEDHAHLHEHPAITHEHRHSHKDPHHSHSHSDSFAGEHSHVHTHMPLAHSHHHTPDIHHGHIH, encoded by the coding sequence TTGACGTCAAAAAAGACTTCGGCCATTTTCTTTGCCATCCTTGCCGCCTTGCTTTTCGGGATCAGTTCTCCTGTATCCAAGCTCCTGCTGACGAAAATCCCCCCCACCATGATGGCTGCTCTTCTCTATCTGGGAGCGGGGCTGGGGATGTGTGTTGTTCGCTTATTTAACCATCGCCAAGGAACGGAGGTTAAGGAGGCCCGCATCACCCAGAAAGATTTTCCTTATGTCTTAGCCATGATCATCCTGGATATTGCCGCGCCCGTATTTTTAATGGTGGGCTTAACTTTGAGCTCGGCGGCTCATGCCTCTCTTTTAGGAAATTTCGAAATTGTGGCCACTTCCCTCATTGCCCTGCTTATTTTTCAGGAGTCCATAGGCAAACGCTTATGGGCCGCACTGGCTTTAATCACCTTGGCCAGCATTATCCTTTCTGTGGAGGACCTCAGCAGCTTTACTTTCTCCTTAGGCTCACTCTTCGTTTTGTTATCATGCATTTGCTGGGGTTTCGAAAACAATTGCACAAGAAAACTCGCCATCAAAGACCCCATGGATATTGTCATTCTCAAAGGCTTCGGCTCGGGCTTGGGGGCATTATTCCTGGCACTGTTCCTTAAAGAGACCTTAAGCGGTATCGGGTATATCCTGGGGGCACTTATGCTGGGTTTTGTAGCCTATGGCTTAAGTATCTTCTTTTATGTGCGGGCCCAGCGGGAATTGGGTGCAGCAAGAACCAGCGCCTATTATGCCCTGGCTCCTTTCATCGGGGTGGGCTTATCTTTTGCGATTTTCAGGGAAATGCCCAATGCCTCTTTTCTCGTCGCCTTAGGCATTATGATCGCCGGAGCTTATTTGGCCTCCAGTGAGGATCATGCCCATCTCCACGAGCACCCCGCCATCACTCATGAGCATCGCCACTCCCATAAGGATCCTCATCACAGTCATTCCCACTCCGATTCCTTTGCCGGAGAGCACAGCCATGTCCACACTCATATGCCACTGGCTCATAGCCATCATCACACCCCGGATATACATCACGGGCACATCCATTGA
- a CDS encoding rubrerythrin family protein, whose amino-acid sequence MSEQKTLQHLMDAFAGESQANRKYLAYAKKAEKEGKLNAAKLFQAAADAETLHAHRELELAGKVGSTVDNLKDGIAGETYEFESMYPDFIKVAEAEGNKAAVTTFTFAMKAEEVHAKLYKEALENLDSTEEVFYYLCPVCGNIEKYIPEKCSICNVPGDKFIKY is encoded by the coding sequence ATGAGTGAACAAAAAACATTACAGCATCTTATGGATGCCTTTGCCGGTGAATCACAAGCCAATCGTAAGTACCTGGCTTATGCCAAAAAGGCCGAAAAAGAGGGTAAACTCAACGCCGCCAAACTCTTTCAGGCAGCTGCCGACGCTGAGACCCTGCATGCCCACAGAGAGTTGGAGCTCGCCGGTAAAGTAGGCTCCACCGTGGATAATCTGAAAGATGGCATCGCCGGTGAAACCTATGAGTTTGAAAGCATGTACCCTGATTTTATTAAAGTTGCCGAAGCAGAAGGCAATAAAGCTGCTGTAACCACCTTTACTTTTGCTATGAAAGCAGAAGAAGTCCATGCCAAGCTCTATAAAGAAGCTTTGGAGAATTTAGACTCAACGGAAGAGGTATTCTATTATCTCTGTCCCGTCTGCGGCAACATCGAAAAATACATCCCCGAAAAATGTTCCATCTGCAATGTTCCCGGGGATAAATTTATTAAATACTAA
- the mutT gene encoding 8-oxo-dGTP diphosphatase MutT, whose translation MKDVTAAIIIKGQNILIARRAPGEQHGGSWEFPGGKVEPGETPEACLKRELGEEFGIEAEVQEYISSSLYEYPQGSIRLLAYQVKIRQGEIQLRVHDRYEWVGVTQLLNYELLPADVPIAHYLPQWMCP comes from the coding sequence ATGAAAGATGTCACAGCTGCAATCATCATTAAAGGTCAAAACATCCTGATTGCCCGCAGAGCTCCCGGTGAACAGCATGGGGGAAGTTGGGAATTCCCTGGCGGCAAAGTGGAACCGGGGGAGACCCCTGAAGCCTGTTTAAAACGTGAGCTTGGGGAAGAGTTTGGGATAGAGGCTGAAGTTCAGGAGTATATCAGTTCAAGCCTTTATGAGTATCCCCAGGGCTCAATTCGTCTGTTGGCCTATCAGGTCAAGATCCGTCAGGGGGAGATTCAGCTGCGGGTCCACGATCGATATGAATGGGTCGGTGTGACTCAATTGCTGAATTATGAGCTGCTTCCCGCCGATGTGCCCATAGCACACTATTTGCCTCAATGGATGTGCCCGTGA